One genomic window of Candidatus Minimicrobia sp. QA0096 includes the following:
- the rplJ gene encoding 50S ribosomal protein L10 produces MAISRNKKQTLVAELTELLKDAKGTAFARYQTLTVADLQELRKAAREADVTIKVVKNRLVRVALQGIDTYKETDTSLLVGQLVYAVSSEDEVMPAKVLDTFAKTHPALQLAGGFSGEGLAISEADVKALAGLPSKDQLVAQVVSQLLSPVHDTVNALGGNLHGLLDGIEAKAAA; encoded by the coding sequence ATGGCAATTTCACGCAATAAAAAACAAACTTTGGTTGCTGAACTGACAGAGCTATTAAAAGACGCTAAGGGCACGGCTTTTGCTCGATATCAAACCCTTACCGTTGCCGACCTACAAGAACTACGCAAGGCTGCTCGCGAAGCGGACGTCACCATCAAGGTTGTTAAAAACCGATTGGTACGCGTAGCTCTTCAAGGAATCGACACTTACAAAGAAACCGACACCAGCTTATTGGTTGGTCAATTGGTTTACGCTGTAAGTAGTGAAGATGAAGTTATGCCAGCTAAGGTATTGGACACGTTTGCAAAAACACATCCAGCATTACAACTTGCAGGTGGCTTCTCAGGCGAAGGCTTGGCAATTAGCGAAGCTGACGTTAAAGCATTGGCAGGCCTACCAAGCAAAGACCAGCTCGTTGCTCAAGTGGTATCACAATTGCTATCACCAGTACACGACACGGTCAACGCGCTTGGCGGCAATTTGCACGGACTTTTGGACGGCATCGAAGCCAAAGCTGCTGCTTAA
- a CDS encoding WhiB family transcriptional regulator, with product MSELSNESLLEGAECAKLAPEEADRLFFQINPNTPDQDLRGVRKTEVAEAAIAMCRKCPVLKQCLEYALRHPEFAEYGVWGGATVAQRRRILRLGENAINKAIESTGK from the coding sequence ATGTCAGAATTAAGTAACGAGAGTCTACTAGAAGGCGCCGAATGCGCGAAACTAGCCCCCGAAGAAGCTGATCGCTTGTTTTTCCAAATAAACCCAAATACTCCAGACCAAGATCTAAGGGGCGTCAGAAAGACAGAGGTCGCGGAAGCTGCCATAGCTATGTGCCGAAAATGCCCAGTATTAAAACAATGCTTAGAATATGCACTTCGACACCCAGAATTTGCCGAATATGGCGTGTGGGGAGGCGCAACTGTCGCTCAACGCAGAAGAATATTACGATTAGGCGAAAATGCGATAAATAAGGCGATTGAATCGACTGGAAAATAA